In Sporosarcina psychrophila, a genomic segment contains:
- a CDS encoding GlsB/YeaQ/YmgE family stress response membrane protein: MGLLLYLIIGGIIGWFAGLVAGKDMPGGLVGNVIAGIIGAWIGSRLLGNWGPKLADFYIVPAIVGALIIVIVVSFVMKSMRRRY, translated from the coding sequence ATGGGACTGTTATTATATTTAATTATTGGGGGAATCATCGGTTGGTTTGCAGGGTTAGTCGCAGGTAAAGATATGCCGGGTGGACTCGTAGGAAATGTGATTGCTGGTATCATTGGTGCATGGATTGGAAGTAGGTTGCTAGGGAATTGGGGTCCGAAATTAGCTGATTTTTACATTGTACCTGCCATTGTCGGAGCACTTATCATAGTGATTGTTGTTAGTTTCGTTATGAAATCCATGCGTAGGAGATATTAA
- a CDS encoding glycoside hydrolase, translating to MFAWPKVKGDGYMLPLNQGKHIPSNDPVWKDYLSEEKMKVIEAFSMQFFAVDKSAYSLVYIIKNPYNSEVVFNTENDIEFTFNHEFPAINKVKEYGFRIYVTEKNPADVAKTYKKYLVEQGDFKSLADKAKENSEIEKLYGAPHAYFWDRTVISEENIKWAKLRDSFPEKLRLWIQELLTTKVEDGSDLSSAFDDLNNLDYVDKYTKNRIVKGLSAVMQLKEFYNPEIFTETDKETQGLLNRKIENLNPVELIDLNKRLLKSVLGNVVDPIEKWADANTVDVIKDMKDSGLENMWIGLDDWQEGFIKPELVKEAEDLGYLIGTYDSYHSIHEPGKEKWETAKFRDTSLYENATVTNKDGNKIEGFQGEGRKLNPTLAMPSVEERITSILDTGLAFNSWFLDTDGTGEIYDDYSPEHITTEKDDIQARIKRMEYLQQEWDMVVGTEGGNDFANKTIAFAHGIETPAFSWMDEDMKTNKESEYYVGRYYSSNGGVPELFSKQIPVKDKYKKLFLDSNYTIPLYKLVYNDSVITTYWWGWGTLKLEDEISNRMLYEILYNVPPLYHIDKNEWKKHKETIVRHSKVWSNFSKKAITEEMTDFKIISDDRLVQMTEYGEKLSVVANFSEDEFNYLGEKIPEKSLLIIDGKSKSIYTPKN from the coding sequence ATGTTTGCATGGCCAAAAGTGAAAGGTGATGGATATATGCTCCCATTAAATCAAGGGAAGCATATTCCAAGCAATGATCCAGTCTGGAAAGATTATTTAAGTGAAGAAAAAATGAAGGTGATTGAGGCTTTCTCTATGCAGTTTTTTGCAGTTGATAAAAGTGCGTATTCGCTAGTCTATATAATTAAAAATCCTTATAATAGTGAAGTTGTTTTTAATACAGAAAATGATATTGAGTTTACTTTTAATCATGAGTTTCCAGCGATTAATAAAGTGAAGGAATATGGTTTTAGAATATATGTAACGGAAAAAAATCCAGCAGATGTTGCAAAGACCTATAAAAAGTATTTGGTTGAACAGGGTGACTTCAAAAGCTTGGCGGATAAGGCTAAAGAAAATAGTGAAATTGAAAAGCTTTACGGTGCACCCCATGCTTATTTTTGGGACAGAACTGTTATTTCAGAGGAAAATATAAAATGGGCAAAACTGAGAGACAGTTTCCCCGAAAAACTGAGATTATGGATTCAGGAGTTATTAACTACTAAAGTTGAAGATGGATCAGATCTTTCATCGGCCTTTGATGATTTAAATAACTTAGATTATGTAGACAAATACACTAAAAATAGAATAGTAAAAGGCTTAAGTGCCGTAATGCAACTAAAAGAATTCTATAATCCGGAAATATTTACTGAAACAGATAAAGAAACTCAGGGGCTATTAAACAGGAAAATAGAAAATTTAAATCCTGTTGAATTAATTGACCTAAATAAGAGATTATTAAAAAGCGTACTTGGAAATGTAGTTGACCCAATAGAGAAGTGGGCAGATGCAAATACTGTAGATGTGATAAAGGATATGAAGGATTCAGGGTTAGAAAATATGTGGATTGGACTTGATGACTGGCAGGAAGGATTTATTAAACCAGAGTTAGTAAAAGAAGCAGAAGACCTTGGCTATTTAATTGGCACCTATGATTCGTATCATTCAATCCATGAACCCGGTAAAGAGAAGTGGGAAACTGCTAAGTTTAGGGATACTTCACTTTACGAGAATGCAACTGTAACCAATAAAGATGGAAACAAGATTGAAGGATTCCAAGGTGAAGGTAGAAAGTTGAATCCGACGCTTGCAATGCCTAGTGTAGAAGAAAGAATAACTTCGATTCTAGATACTGGTCTAGCATTTAACTCATGGTTTCTAGACACCGATGGCACTGGGGAGATCTATGATGACTATTCGCCAGAACATATTACTACTGAAAAGGATGATATCCAGGCTAGAATTAAGAGAATGGAGTATCTGCAACAAGAATGGGATATGGTAGTTGGAACTGAAGGCGGAAATGATTTTGCAAACAAAACGATTGCCTTTGCACATGGAATAGAAACGCCAGCATTTTCTTGGATGGATGAGGATATGAAAACAAATAAAGAAAGTGAGTACTATGTAGGGAGATACTATTCGAGTAACGGCGGAGTTCCCGAACTGTTTTCTAAACAAATACCTGTAAAGGATAAATACAAGAAGTTATTTTTGGATTCAAACTACACGATCCCATTGTATAAGTTGGTTTACAACGATTCAGTAATCACGACTTATTGGTGGGGATGGGGAACCTTAAAATTGGAAGATGAAATATCAAATAGGATGTTGTATGAGATACTTTATAATGTACCTCCTTTATATCATATAGATAAAAACGAGTGGAAAAAACATAAAGAAACAATCGTAAGACATTCTAAGGTATGGTCAAATTTTAGCAAAAAAGCAATAACAGAAGAAATGACGGATTTTAAAATCATATCAGATGATAGATTAGTTCAAATGACTGAATATGGTGAAAAATTAAGTGTAGTAGCCAATTTTTCAGAAGATGAATTTAATTATCTAGGCGAGAAAATACCAGAAAAGTCATTATTAATTATTGATGGAAAGAGTAAAAGTATCTATACGCCGAAAAATTAG
- the nhaC gene encoding Na+/H+ antiporter NhaC translates to MFRIKEVISPTFLEAITLIAAIVTIISVSIVQFGAVPHLPILFSILLLICYGLLKKVSYRKLEGGLVEGAGAGMSAVFLFFFIGILVSSWIMSGTIPTLIYTGFNLITPSFFFAIVFVVTAIVGVSIGSSLTTVATVGVAFIGMATMLDLSLPIAAGAIVSGAFFGDKMSPLSDTTNLASSIVDVNLFEHIRNMGWTTIPAFILSLIIFALLSPSVTLSDVDKIAYFQDGLLETGMIHWYTVIPLVVLFVLTIMKVPALMTLALSSISAIIISYFHQSFSAPEVFKILFEGFVSTTGIKDIDELLTRGGMQSMMFTIGLVLLALSMGGLLFTLGIVQCLLGKIESLLKKVSSVIAASALTAIGINVLIGEQYLSILLTGQAFQSQYEKVGLANKNLSRVMEDAGTVVNPLVPWSVCGIFITGVLGVATVDYLPFAFFCLLSPILTVLFGFTGKTLTYLTDEKVKV, encoded by the coding sequence ATGTTTCGAATAAAGGAAGTTATTTCACCCACATTTCTAGAGGCGATAACACTTATAGCAGCAATTGTAACGATAATTAGTGTTAGTATTGTTCAGTTTGGTGCAGTTCCACATTTGCCAATTTTGTTTTCAATATTACTATTAATTTGCTATGGTCTGCTCAAAAAGGTTTCGTACCGCAAACTTGAAGGTGGCCTGGTCGAAGGAGCAGGAGCGGGTATGAGTGCAGTATTCCTGTTTTTCTTCATCGGTATTTTAGTTAGTAGTTGGATCATGAGTGGGACGATACCGACGCTAATCTATACCGGGTTTAATCTAATTACACCGTCATTTTTCTTTGCAATTGTTTTTGTTGTTACTGCAATTGTTGGTGTTTCAATCGGTAGTTCGTTGACGACGGTAGCAACAGTAGGGGTAGCATTTATTGGGATGGCGACTATGCTCGATTTGTCACTGCCTATAGCGGCGGGTGCAATTGTTTCCGGAGCATTTTTTGGAGATAAGATGTCACCCCTGTCGGATACGACAAACCTGGCCTCATCCATTGTTGACGTCAATTTGTTTGAACATATTCGAAATATGGGTTGGACGACAATCCCGGCATTTATTTTATCGCTGATTATCTTCGCTTTATTATCACCAAGTGTCACATTAAGCGATGTTGATAAAATTGCCTATTTCCAAGATGGCTTGTTGGAAACAGGGATGATTCACTGGTATACGGTGATTCCTCTTGTTGTTCTCTTTGTTCTGACGATAATGAAAGTCCCGGCGTTAATGACATTGGCGTTAAGTTCCATCAGTGCGATTATCATTTCCTATTTCCATCAGAGTTTCAGTGCTCCAGAAGTGTTTAAGATTTTATTCGAAGGCTTTGTTTCAACGACAGGAATCAAAGACATTGACGAATTACTTACTCGTGGTGGCATGCAAAGTATGATGTTTACAATTGGTTTGGTGTTGTTGGCACTTAGTATGGGGGGATTGTTATTTACACTAGGAATTGTCCAATGTCTACTCGGGAAAATTGAAAGTCTTTTGAAGAAAGTTTCCTCTGTCATTGCAGCGTCTGCGTTAACGGCGATTGGGATTAATGTGTTGATTGGTGAACAGTATTTGTCGATATTATTGACAGGGCAAGCTTTCCAATCACAATATGAAAAAGTAGGGTTAGCGAATAAGAACTTGAGTAGAGTGATGGAAGATGCGGGCACGGTTGTCAATCCGTTAGTACCGTGGAGCGTTTGCGGTATTTTCATTACAGGTGTGTTGGGTGTCGCAACAGTAGACTATTTGCCATTCGCATTCTTTTGCCTGTTGTCTCCGATATTAACAGTTCTGTTTGGGTTTACTGGGAAAACATTGACGTATCTGACTGATGAAAAGGTAAAAGTGTAA
- a CDS encoding NUDIX hydrolase: MKRVNVVYALIYKEDEQKVLMVNNKGSGWSLPGGDVEDGETLELAIIREAQEETGLTIEVDRIVAVNEAFFNAKGHHALFLTFKATIVSGECSIQDEEEILEIKWVDLPTANGFMPYHPGGVERMLKSSSAYTIQV, translated from the coding sequence ATGAAAAGAGTAAATGTTGTCTATGCACTTATTTATAAAGAAGATGAGCAAAAAGTACTGATGGTCAATAACAAAGGTAGCGGCTGGTCTCTTCCCGGCGGTGACGTTGAAGATGGGGAAACGTTAGAGCTGGCAATTATTCGTGAAGCCCAAGAAGAAACAGGTTTGACAATTGAAGTTGACCGTATCGTGGCGGTGAATGAAGCATTTTTTAATGCAAAAGGGCATCACGCTTTATTTCTAACATTTAAAGCAACGATCGTATCCGGGGAATGCTCGATTCAAGACGAAGAAGAAATTTTAGAAATAAAGTGGGTAGATTTGCCGACAGCGAATGGCTTTATGCCTTATCATCCTGGCGGAGTAGAAAGAATGCTTAAATCATCTTCGGCTTATACAATTCAAGTGTAA
- a CDS encoding sensor histidine kinase: MKQIEEEYAVTIVHSEISGSLNQLNEKIKLEFEMKKIKLNKFWITESTLTTLQEKSVNKIYDQGVSKYKVLTKFIKIDNTIIAIGLPLPHMEEAIIIINRFNLFLMTISVILIVFLVVIISKKITRPLESLKSLSQDIANLKFRKEEITTNDEVGELAKSINSMSGKLEKAHNEINGQNKRLKELMSDVSHELKTPLSIMKVYEQGIVDGLDDGTFRDVIEEQIEKMDVLIEKLLFWTELENSSLNKSTFDLGKRVIDMTGKYMLILQENCIDFSLNVDADKEYFINAEKEAIDVVLDNLITNAIKYSDDKRIEITLTIDTNIVKLTIANGVGAIDENDLEHIWRPFYVLEKSRSKELSGTGLGLPIIKTILDNHKLDFGFELKNNKLAFFVTFA, from the coding sequence TTGAAACAGATAGAAGAAGAGTACGCCGTAACTATTGTTCATTCAGAGATTAGTGGAAGTTTGAATCAACTTAATGAAAAAATAAAATTAGAATTTGAAATGAAAAAAATAAAGTTAAATAAATTTTGGATTACTGAAAGTACGTTAACTACTTTGCAGGAGAAAAGCGTCAATAAGATATACGATCAAGGTGTAAGCAAATATAAAGTTTTAACTAAATTTATAAAAATTGATAATACGATTATCGCCATAGGATTACCATTACCACATATGGAAGAAGCAATCATAATCATAAATAGATTTAATCTATTTTTGATGACCATTTCAGTCATATTAATTGTTTTCTTAGTAGTAATCATATCTAAAAAAATTACAAGGCCTTTAGAATCCTTGAAAAGTTTGTCTCAAGATATAGCTAATTTAAAGTTCAGGAAAGAAGAGATTACAACCAATGATGAGGTAGGAGAACTTGCGAAAAGTATAAACAGTATGAGTGGAAAATTAGAGAAAGCCCATAATGAAATCAACGGCCAAAATAAGCGATTGAAAGAATTAATGTCAGATGTGTCCCATGAACTAAAAACGCCACTATCAATAATGAAAGTGTATGAACAGGGGATAGTGGACGGTTTGGATGACGGAACATTTAGAGATGTAATTGAAGAACAGATTGAGAAAATGGATGTATTAATCGAGAAGCTTCTGTTTTGGACAGAGTTAGAAAATAGTTCATTAAACAAATCTACTTTTGATTTAGGTAAAAGGGTTATAGACATGACGGGAAAATACATGCTGATACTACAGGAAAACTGTATTGATTTTTCATTAAATGTAGATGCGGACAAGGAATATTTTATCAATGCAGAAAAAGAAGCAATAGATGTTGTACTCGATAATTTAATTACTAATGCTATTAAATATTCCGATGATAAGCGTATTGAAATTACATTAACTATAGACACTAATATCGTCAAGCTTACGATTGCTAACGGGGTTGGCGCAATTGACGAAAATGATTTAGAACATATATGGAGACCTTTTTATGTATTAGAAAAATCAAGAAGTAAGGAGCTTTCAGGTACAGGTTTGGGCTTACCTATTATCAAGACCATTTTGGATAATCACAAGTTGGATTTTGGGTTTGAATTAAAAAATAATAAGTTAGCTTTTTTTGTAACATTCGCGTAA
- a CDS encoding ABC transporter ATP-binding protein, which produces MIEIKNITKKFGRKKVLNGVSFTAEKGKITCLIGINGVGKTTIMKAIMALTPINGGEILIDGEKIHKGSYEKITFIPDTITMLPQMRIRDTFVFMTDFYNCWNQERATELLQFFKLNETDRISELSKGNSAKVNLILGLAMDVDYVLMDEPFSGIDIFSREQIANVFTSHLIENRGVIITTHEINDIEHLIDKVVLLDDGVVLKEFDTEEVS; this is translated from the coding sequence GTGATTGAAATAAAAAATATAACAAAAAAGTTCGGCAGGAAAAAAGTATTAAATGGCGTTTCTTTTACTGCTGAAAAAGGGAAAATCACTTGTCTAATTGGCATTAATGGTGTTGGGAAAACAACAATTATGAAAGCAATTATGGCTTTAACTCCTATTAATGGAGGTGAAATCCTCATTGATGGTGAAAAAATTCATAAAGGGAGTTATGAAAAAATCACCTTTATACCAGATACAATAACGATGTTACCGCAAATGCGAATACGGGACACCTTTGTATTTATGACTGATTTTTACAACTGTTGGAATCAGGAACGTGCCACTGAACTGCTCCAGTTTTTCAAACTAAACGAAACGGATCGTATTTCTGAACTCTCAAAAGGCAATTCCGCAAAAGTGAACCTTATACTTGGTTTGGCAATGGATGTCGATTATGTCTTAATGGACGAACCATTTTCAGGAATTGATATATTTAGCCGTGAGCAAATTGCCAATGTATTTACGAGTCATTTAATTGAAAATCGTGGCGTTATTATCACAACACATGAAATTAATGATATCGAACATTTAATTGATAAAGTTGTTTTACTAGATGACGGCGTAGTTTTAAAAGAATTCGATACAGAAGAAGTAAGTTAA
- a CDS encoding isoprenylcysteine carboxyl methyltransferase family protein: MLFAIVISIVILQRLVELVVAKRNEQWMRSQGAFEAGAAHYPIMVAMHIAFFISLLAEVILLDRSLSSIWIILLVIFLTAQVARIWCLTSLGKFWNTKIIILPGADVVQKGPYKWVRHPNYVIVTTELLVLPLMFGAYLTAIIFTLLNVWMLSVRIPAEEKALKDATNYRERFSLD, translated from the coding sequence ATGCTATTTGCCATTGTCATTTCAATCGTTATCTTACAGCGGCTTGTTGAACTTGTTGTTGCGAAACGCAATGAGCAATGGATGCGCAGCCAAGGGGCTTTCGAAGCGGGTGCCGCCCACTACCCCATTATGGTTGCCATGCATATAGCCTTTTTCATTTCCCTTCTTGCAGAAGTCATTCTGCTCGACAGGTCGCTGTCATCAATATGGATTATACTTCTCGTCATTTTTCTAACGGCGCAAGTAGCACGGATCTGGTGCCTTACTTCGCTCGGGAAGTTCTGGAATACAAAAATCATCATCTTACCAGGTGCAGACGTTGTACAGAAAGGCCCGTATAAGTGGGTGCGCCATCCGAATTATGTAATTGTGACGACTGAGCTCTTGGTGCTTCCCCTCATGTTTGGTGCTTATTTAACAGCAATCATTTTCACATTGCTGAATGTTTGGATGTTATCCGTGCGGATTCCCGCAGAAGAAAAAGCATTGAAGGATGCGACGAATTATAGAGAGAGGTTTTCGCTGGACTAA
- a CDS encoding GntR family transcriptional regulator, which yields MDIKFNNRDPVYVQVIRQFKEQIATGYFEPGQEIPSRRELANQLKINPNTAQRAYKEMEEQGLIFTEGNLPSRITRDAQMLKIVREELILEAVDTFVHSVRSINVPVHEALDLVKNTYERENN from the coding sequence ATGGATATAAAGTTTAATAATCGTGATCCTGTTTATGTGCAAGTGATTCGGCAATTTAAAGAACAAATTGCAACAGGTTACTTTGAACCGGGTCAGGAGATTCCATCGAGAAGGGAACTCGCTAATCAGCTGAAAATCAATCCAAATACGGCGCAGCGAGCGTATAAAGAAATGGAGGAACAAGGGTTGATTTTTACGGAGGGGAATTTGCCAAGTCGCATTACGAGGGATGCGCAGATGCTCAAAATAGTAAGAGAAGAATTGATTTTAGAGGCTGTAGATACGTTTGTTCATTCGGTTCGATCCATCAATGTTCCTGTACACGAGGCTTTGGATTTAGTGAAGAATACGTATGAAAGGGAAAATAATTAA